The proteins below are encoded in one region of Winogradskyella helgolandensis:
- a CDS encoding amidohydrolase — protein sequence MNKELRVAIIQTELVWENPEENRRLLSDKIDAIIANVDLIVLPEMFTSGFTMNPSSVAETMEGNTIVWLKEKANEMQAVIMGSLVISENNNFYNRMVCVEPSGAITTYDKRHTFTLAGEHKVYTAGTEKVIFNYKGWKICPLVCYDLRFPVWARNTEDYDLLIYVANWPKVRVNAWDALLKARAIENMTYCIGVNRVGLDGNNHEYSGHSAAYDVLGNRMDNLTENQDATAIVVLEKEEITKYREKLNFLNDRDDFNLKE from the coding sequence ATGAATAAAGAATTAAGAGTTGCTATCATTCAAACTGAATTGGTCTGGGAAAATCCGGAAGAAAACAGACGTTTACTAAGTGATAAAATTGACGCTATTATAGCTAACGTTGATCTTATTGTTTTACCGGAAATGTTTACGTCTGGTTTTACAATGAATCCGTCTTCTGTAGCTGAAACTATGGAAGGAAATACAATAGTATGGCTAAAGGAGAAAGCAAACGAAATGCAAGCTGTAATTATGGGAAGCCTTGTGATTTCTGAAAATAACAATTTTTATAATCGTATGGTTTGTGTTGAGCCATCTGGTGCAATTACAACCTACGATAAACGTCATACGTTTACTTTAGCGGGTGAACACAAGGTTTATACAGCTGGAACTGAAAAAGTAATTTTCAATTATAAAGGTTGGAAAATTTGTCCGTTGGTTTGCTACGACCTACGTTTTCCTGTTTGGGCGAGAAATACTGAAGACTACGACCTTTTAATCTATGTTGCTAATTGGCCTAAAGTACGTGTCAATGCTTGGGATGCCTTATTAAAAGCAAGAGCCATTGAAAATATGACGTATTGTATTGGCGTAAATAGAGTAGGTTTAGATGGTAATAATCATGAATATTCTGGGCATTCGGCAGCCTACGATGTTTTAGGAAATAGAATGGATAACTTAACCGAAAACCAAGATGCTACTGCAATTGTGGTTTTAGAAAAAGAGGAGATTACAAAATACCGTGAAAAATTAAATTTTTTAAATGATAGAGACGACTTTAATCTAAAAGAGTAA
- a CDS encoding methionine aminotransferase produces MKIKSKLPYVGTTIFTVMSALANEYNAINLSQGFPNYPSSQKLNDLVTNAMNNGYNQYAPMAGNLELRLAIAHKYKLLYKSTYHPEKEITVTAGATQAIYTVISTFIRQNDEVIIFKPAYDCYEPAVEINGGKIIPIQLSAPNYSVNWDLVTSKISNKTKLIIINSPHNPSGTIWSKDDMLQLQKLTQNTDIIVLSDEVYEHIIFDEAQHQSACLFDDLKQRSFITASFGKTFHNTGWKIGYCCAPEILMSEFRKVHQFNVFSVNHPSQKGIADYMQDSETYLGLNAFFQRKRDLFLSLISESRFKFQPSQGTYFQVLDYSEITDAYDVDFAKRLTKEFKIAAIPLSVFNDNNKDDKVLRFCFAKTDETLVKASEILTKI; encoded by the coding sequence ATGAAAATCAAATCAAAATTACCTTACGTTGGCACCACAATATTCACAGTAATGAGTGCTTTGGCTAATGAGTATAATGCGATTAACTTGTCGCAAGGGTTTCCAAATTATCCAAGTTCTCAAAAGTTGAATGATTTGGTGACTAATGCTATGAACAATGGGTATAACCAATATGCACCAATGGCTGGTAATTTAGAGTTGCGTTTAGCGATTGCTCATAAATACAAATTACTCTATAAAAGCACCTATCATCCTGAAAAGGAAATCACAGTAACAGCAGGAGCAACTCAAGCCATTTATACGGTTATTTCAACATTTATAAGACAAAATGACGAGGTTATTATATTTAAACCCGCTTACGATTGTTACGAGCCAGCAGTTGAAATCAATGGAGGGAAAATAATTCCTATTCAATTGTCCGCACCTAATTATAGTGTGAATTGGGATTTGGTAACTTCAAAAATTTCGAATAAAACGAAACTAATTATTATCAATTCTCCACATAATCCTAGTGGCACCATTTGGTCTAAGGACGATATGCTTCAACTTCAAAAATTGACTCAAAATACCGATATTATTGTGCTGAGTGATGAGGTTTACGAGCATATTATTTTTGATGAAGCACAACACCAAAGTGCGTGTTTGTTCGACGATTTAAAACAGCGGAGTTTTATAACAGCTTCCTTCGGGAAAACTTTCCATAACACAGGTTGGAAAATTGGATATTGCTGTGCACCAGAAATTTTAATGTCTGAATTCAGAAAAGTACACCAATTTAATGTGTTTTCTGTAAATCATCCATCACAAAAAGGCATTGCAGATTATATGCAAGATTCAGAAACATATCTAGGCTTAAATGCTTTTTTTCAAAGGAAACGCGATTTGTTTTTAAGTTTAATTTCAGAATCGAGATTTAAGTTTCAACCTTCACAAGGCACCTATTTTCAAGTGTTAGATTATTCTGAAATCACAGATGCGTATGATGTAGATTTTGCAAAACGCTTAACTAAAGAGTTTAAAATTGCTGCCATTCCACTTTCGGTTTTTAATGATAACAATAAGGATGATAAAGTGTTACGGTTCTGTTTTGCTAAGACAGATGAAACTTTAGTTAAAGCTTCAGAAATTTTAACTAAAATTTAA
- a CDS encoding S46 family peptidase: MRFLKILFLFIVFQASAQQGGMWIPSLLEGMNEDEMQSLGSKLTAQDIYDVNNSSLKDAIGHFNGGCTSEVISDQGLILTNHHCGYSQIQSHSSLENDYLKDGFWAMNKEDELPNNGLFIEFIVSIHDVSDVVLAGITESMTEKEKQSQISKNSNAALKTWPKESWQDVKTKAFYEGNQYFLFVTERFDDIRLVGAPPSSIGKFGSDTDNWVFPRHTGDFSLFRIYADANNRPAPYSKDNKPYTPKHFLPISLDGVEEGDFTMVFGFPGTTSEYLPAVAIEHITKEFNPTNIAIREAALKVIDQKMKESDEVRIKYASKQARIANAWKKWIGENLGIEKSNAVEKRKAFEATFTKALKEKGLEDKYGNILSEFDQLYKDFAPINIKRRNFIEVFLTTNELMQMTFRAYQVEQALIDNPEILERGKTILTGQLQGIHKNYDVDLDKGVYLNVMPLYGKKVDASIYDNTAFTNLESALELLEGDAETVIKNLNNDAAYVYAKPIIAEFFDTINTEYEEKNATITALQTQYMTALMEALPNERYFPDANSTLRVTYGQVRGYSPRDAVYYSPVSYLDGVIEKYIPGDYEFDVPQKLIDLYEAKDYGQYADSNGKVPVCFLGTNHTTGGNSGSPAIDAHGNLVGLNFDRVWEGTMSDMNYDPEICRNIMVDLRYVLFIVDKYAGAKHLIDEMELVHPKKDGSKKKKKRKSKKK, from the coding sequence ATGCGCTTTTTAAAAATTCTTTTTCTTTTCATTGTTTTTCAAGCTTCCGCTCAACAAGGTGGTATGTGGATTCCTTCGCTTTTAGAAGGAATGAACGAAGATGAAATGCAAAGTTTGGGCAGTAAATTAACAGCTCAAGATATTTATGATGTTAACAATTCGAGTTTAAAAGATGCCATTGGTCATTTTAATGGTGGCTGTACAAGTGAAGTTATTTCAGACCAAGGATTGATTCTTACGAATCACCATTGTGGCTATAGTCAAATTCAATCGCATTCATCTTTAGAAAACGATTATTTAAAAGATGGTTTTTGGGCCATGAATAAAGAAGACGAATTGCCTAACAACGGTTTATTTATTGAATTTATTGTGAGTATTCACGATGTTTCAGATGTAGTTTTAGCAGGTATTACAGAATCTATGACCGAAAAGGAAAAGCAATCTCAAATTTCAAAAAACAGTAATGCCGCTCTAAAAACTTGGCCAAAAGAATCATGGCAAGACGTTAAAACAAAGGCATTTTATGAAGGGAATCAATATTTCCTTTTTGTCACAGAACGTTTTGATGATATTCGTTTGGTTGGCGCTCCACCGAGTAGCATTGGTAAGTTTGGAAGCGACACAGACAACTGGGTTTTCCCTAGACATACTGGTGATTTTTCGTTATTCAGAATTTATGCAGATGCTAATAACAGACCTGCACCATATAGCAAGGACAACAAACCTTATACTCCAAAGCATTTTCTTCCTATCTCTTTAGATGGTGTTGAAGAAGGTGATTTTACTATGGTTTTTGGTTTCCCTGGAACGACTAGCGAATATTTACCAGCAGTTGCTATAGAACATATTACAAAAGAATTTAATCCAACAAATATCGCCATCAGAGAAGCAGCTTTGAAAGTCATTGATCAAAAAATGAAAGAGAGCGATGAAGTAAGAATCAAATACGCTTCTAAACAAGCACGAATTGCTAACGCATGGAAAAAATGGATTGGTGAAAACTTAGGAATTGAAAAAAGTAATGCAGTTGAAAAACGCAAAGCATTTGAAGCAACGTTCACCAAAGCCCTAAAAGAAAAAGGCTTAGAAGACAAATATGGAAATATACTTTCGGAATTTGACCAACTTTATAAAGATTTTGCACCAATAAATATTAAACGTAGAAACTTTATTGAAGTCTTTTTAACCACCAATGAATTAATGCAAATGACCTTTAGAGCTTACCAAGTGGAACAAGCTTTAATTGACAATCCAGAAATTCTTGAAAGAGGAAAAACGATATTAACTGGTCAGTTGCAAGGTATTCATAAAAATTATGATGTAGATTTAGATAAAGGAGTATATCTAAACGTAATGCCTTTATATGGTAAAAAAGTTGACGCTTCTATTTATGATAACACGGCATTTACCAATCTAGAATCGGCTTTAGAATTATTAGAAGGTGATGCTGAAACAGTCATCAAAAATCTTAATAACGATGCTGCTTATGTGTATGCAAAACCAATCATCGCTGAATTTTTCGATACTATTAACACTGAATACGAAGAAAAAAATGCAACAATTACGGCTTTACAAACGCAATATATGACTGCATTAATGGAAGCGTTACCTAACGAACGTTATTTTCCTGATGCTAACAGTACACTTCGTGTTACTTACGGACAAGTGAGAGGGTATTCACCTAGAGATGCCGTTTATTATAGTCCTGTGAGTTATTTAGATGGTGTGATTGAAAAGTATATTCCTGGTGATTACGAATTTGATGTACCTCAAAAACTAATCGATTTATACGAAGCTAAAGATTACGGCCAGTATGCAGATAGCAACGGAAAAGTACCAGTTTGCTTTTTAGGAACCAACCACACTACAGGTGGAAACTCTGGAAGTCCTGCTATTGATGCACACGGAAATTTAGTCGGATTAAACTTCGACAGAGTTTGGGAAGGCACTATGAGTGACATGAATTACGACCCAGAAATCTGCCGTAATATTATGGTAGATTTACGCTACGTACTTTTCATAGTCGATAAATATGCTGGTGCGAAGCATTTAATTGATGAAATGGAATTGGTACATCCTAAAAAAGATGGTTCTAAGAAAAAGAAGAAAAGAAAGAGTAAAAAGAAGTAA
- a CDS encoding DUF1569 domain-containing protein → MSSVDITVLQNKLDLMEGLIPNSKAIKTSISKANVAWHLDHSLKVINAVVTAMQNSDPALYEDNFSFIGKLLLKFRFFPRGKAKAPKYVTPPEIIKEDAIILQLAEARAQIKTISSLDNNAYFKHPLFGNINKSRVVQFLEAHTSHHLKIVKSILK, encoded by the coding sequence ATGAGTTCAGTAGATATTACAGTTTTACAAAATAAATTAGACCTTATGGAAGGTTTAATTCCTAATAGTAAAGCTATAAAGACAAGTATTTCAAAAGCGAATGTTGCATGGCATTTAGACCACAGCTTAAAAGTTATTAATGCAGTTGTGACAGCGATGCAGAATTCTGATCCAGCGTTGTATGAGGATAATTTCAGCTTTATTGGTAAGTTGTTATTAAAATTTAGATTCTTTCCAAGAGGAAAAGCAAAAGCGCCAAAATATGTTACACCACCCGAAATCATTAAAGAAGACGCTATTATATTGCAATTAGCAGAAGCGAGAGCGCAGATAAAAACGATATCTAGTTTAGATAATAACGCTTATTTTAAGCATCCCTTATTTGGGAATATAAATAAATCTAGAGTTGTTCAATTCTTGGAAGCGCATACCAGTCATCATTTAAAAATTGTGAAGAGTATATTGAAGTAA
- the ahcY gene encoding adenosylhomocysteinase codes for MSSKTVAYVPNKVKDMSLAAWGRKEINLAEAEMPGLMSLREEYKNEQPLKGARIAGCLHMTIQTAVLIETLQALGAEVTWSSCNIFSTQDQAAAAIAAAGTAVYAWKGLTEEEFDWCIEQTLFFGEDRKPLNMILDDGGDLTNMVLDKYPELSEGIKGLSEETTTGVHRLYERVKNGTLTMPAINVNDSVTKSKFDNKYGCKESAVDAIRRATDIMLAGKRVTVCGYGDVGKGTAASFKGAGSIVTVTEIDPICALQAAMDGFEVKKLETVVGNSDIIITTTGNKDIVRAEHFEAMKDKVIVANIGHFDNEIQVGWLNEKHGATKDTIKPQVDKYNIDGKDIILLAEGRLVNLGCATGHPSFVMSNSFTNQTLAQIELWKNSEAYGNDVYMLPKHLDEKVAKLHLEKIGVELTELAEYQADYIGVKVEGPYKPEHYRY; via the coding sequence ATGAGTTCAAAAACAGTTGCTTACGTACCAAATAAGGTAAAAGATATGTCGCTTGCGGCTTGGGGAAGAAAGGAAATTAATTTAGCCGAAGCAGAAATGCCAGGTTTAATGAGTTTACGTGAGGAGTATAAAAACGAGCAGCCTTTAAAAGGTGCACGTATTGCAGGATGTTTACACATGACGATTCAGACTGCAGTACTAATTGAAACATTACAAGCTTTAGGTGCTGAGGTAACTTGGAGTTCTTGTAATATTTTCTCTACACAAGATCAGGCTGCTGCTGCAATTGCTGCTGCAGGAACTGCTGTATATGCATGGAAAGGATTAACAGAAGAAGAGTTTGATTGGTGTATTGAGCAAACACTTTTCTTTGGTGAAGATCGTAAGCCATTAAACATGATTTTAGATGATGGTGGTGATTTAACTAATATGGTTTTAGATAAATACCCAGAATTATCTGAAGGTATAAAAGGTCTTTCGGAAGAAACGACTACAGGTGTTCACAGACTTTATGAACGTGTTAAAAATGGTACTTTAACTATGCCAGCAATTAACGTTAATGATTCTGTAACAAAATCTAAGTTCGATAATAAATATGGTTGTAAAGAATCTGCAGTAGATGCCATTCGTAGAGCAACAGATATCATGTTAGCTGGTAAACGTGTAACGGTTTGTGGTTATGGTGATGTTGGTAAAGGTACAGCGGCTTCTTTTAAAGGTGCAGGTTCTATTGTTACTGTTACTGAAATTGATCCAATTTGTGCATTACAAGCTGCAATGGACGGTTTTGAAGTAAAGAAATTAGAAACCGTTGTTGGTAATTCTGATATTATTATCACAACAACTGGAAATAAAGATATCGTTAGAGCTGAGCATTTTGAGGCAATGAAAGACAAAGTAATTGTAGCAAATATTGGACACTTTGATAACGAAATTCAAGTAGGTTGGTTAAACGAAAAGCATGGTGCTACTAAAGATACTATTAAGCCTCAAGTAGACAAATATAACATCGACGGAAAAGATATTATTCTTCTTGCTGAAGGGCGTTTAGTAAACTTAGGTTGTGCTACAGGTCATCCAAGTTTTGTAATGAGTAACTCATTTACAAACCAGACTTTAGCTCAGATTGAACTTTGGAAAAACTCTGAAGCTTACGGAAACGATGTATACATGTTACCAAAGCATTTAGATGAAAAAGTAGCTAAATTACACTTAGAAAAAATTGGTGTTGAGTTAACTGAACTGGCAGAATACCAAGCGGATTATATTGGTGTGAAAGTTGAAGGGCCTTATAAGCCAGAACATTACAGATACTAA
- a CDS encoding 4'-phosphopantetheinyl transferase family protein: protein MPLYKTISVNSQTTVKIWKIEESYDALFQALDLKPQSLQRVLGMKSELHQRGFLSVRHLLREFGYSDQDLYYDDHGKPHLKDGKHISITHSFTFSGIIISDSEVGIDIEKQREKIKIIAHKFVDYEFSYLNTIDEDSIRRLTVIWGIKESLYKLFATPGMLFKKHFLVIPFMFEDGETVAWIDYNNKKYRYNTAFLEFEGFTCAYVIP from the coding sequence ATGCCACTATATAAAACCATTAGTGTAAATTCACAAACTACTGTTAAAATCTGGAAGATTGAAGAATCATACGATGCTCTATTTCAGGCTTTAGATTTAAAACCTCAAAGTTTACAACGTGTTTTAGGCATGAAAAGTGAACTGCATCAGCGTGGTTTTTTAAGTGTTAGACATCTGCTGCGTGAATTTGGATATTCCGATCAAGATTTGTACTATGACGATCATGGAAAACCACATCTTAAAGATGGTAAACATATTTCCATTACTCATTCTTTTACGTTTTCAGGGATTATAATTAGCGATAGCGAGGTTGGTATTGATATTGAAAAACAACGTGAAAAAATAAAAATCATAGCGCACAAATTTGTAGATTATGAGTTCAGTTATTTAAACACAATAGATGAAGATTCCATTAGAAGGCTAACCGTGATTTGGGGAATTAAAGAATCACTTTATAAACTTTTCGCCACTCCTGGTATGCTATTTAAAAAACATTTTTTAGTCATTCCCTTTATGTTTGAAGATGGAGAAACAGTAGCTTGGATTGATTACAATAACAAAAAATACAGATACAACACAGCATTTTTAGAATTTGAAGGGTTTACTTGTGCTTATGTGATTCCATAA
- a CDS encoding geranylgeranylglyceryl/heptaprenylglyceryl phosphate synthase, whose translation MKHTTSNILDTIIANEKNLAVLIDPDKMKPNKVSSFINKVNQSVATHIFVGGSEVDKGVTETLVIELKKHTILPIVLFPGDIIQITDKADGILFLSLISGRNPDYLIGKQVEAVSKLTKTNLEIIPTGYILIENGKETAVQRVSATKPIKRSDIQTIKDTAKAGELLGMKLIYLEAGSGATHPIESYIITEVKQQLNIPLIVGGGIKTKAEMESAYTAGADLVVIGTAFEKDESFFNELKNLT comes from the coding sequence ATGAAACACACAACAAGCAACATATTAGATACAATTATTGCTAACGAGAAAAACTTAGCTGTTTTAATCGATCCTGATAAAATGAAACCTAATAAGGTTTCAAGCTTTATAAATAAGGTCAATCAATCTGTTGCGACTCATATTTTTGTTGGTGGAAGTGAAGTCGATAAAGGAGTAACTGAAACGTTAGTCATAGAACTCAAAAAGCACACTATTTTGCCAATTGTTTTATTTCCAGGCGATATCATCCAGATTACAGATAAAGCCGATGGTATTTTGTTTCTATCTTTAATTTCTGGTCGAAATCCTGATTATTTAATAGGTAAACAAGTGGAAGCGGTTTCAAAATTAACTAAAACCAATCTTGAAATTATACCAACAGGCTATATTCTCATTGAAAATGGAAAAGAAACTGCTGTACAACGCGTAAGTGCAACAAAACCGATAAAACGAAGTGATATTCAAACTATAAAAGACACAGCAAAAGCAGGAGAATTATTAGGTATGAAACTCATTTATCTCGAAGCTGGTAGTGGAGCAACACATCCTATTGAATCTTATATCATAACCGAAGTAAAGCAACAGTTAAATATTCCATTAATTGTTGGTGGAGGTATTAAAACTAAAGCAGAAATGGAATCTGCTTATACAGCAGGAGCGGATTTAGTGGTCATTGGAACTGCTTTTGAAAAAGATGAATCCTTCTTTAATGAATTAAAAAACTTAACATAA
- a CDS encoding thiamine-binding protein, whose product MEISVDLTLSPLQNDYEKHVINFIKALRDSKFKVLENPLSTQIFGNYDELMPFLTKEIKRSFEDVDISVLTMKVVKTNRSDYEPNF is encoded by the coding sequence ATGGAAATATCAGTAGATCTCACACTTTCCCCTTTACAAAATGATTACGAAAAACATGTCATTAATTTTATTAAAGCATTGCGTGATTCAAAATTTAAAGTTTTAGAAAATCCTTTAAGCACTCAAATATTTGGAAACTATGACGAGCTCATGCCCTTTTTAACAAAGGAAATAAAGCGTTCTTTTGAAGATGTTGATATTTCTGTACTCACCATGAAAGTGGTTAAAACTAATCGCAGCGACTATGAACCAAATTTTTGA
- the pnuC gene encoding nicotinamide riboside transporter PnuC, translated as MNQIFDFFFSQYSDYQTMDIVLEIVAVIFGFLSVWFSKKNNILVFPTGMISTCIFVYLLLKWQLLGDMMINAYYFIMSVVGWYIWTRKVDAKHETPISKTTKKEKIISLVIFIVTLVFVFIVYKTFDKWTSWVAYVDTVTTATFFVGMWLMAKRKIENWIYWIIGDIISIPLYFYKGFTFTSFQYLGFTIIAIFGYLAWKKHLNNNLVTA; from the coding sequence ATGAACCAAATTTTTGATTTCTTTTTTAGTCAATATTCAGACTATCAAACTATGGATATTGTCTTAGAAATTGTGGCAGTAATTTTTGGTTTTCTATCAGTTTGGTTCTCTAAGAAGAACAATATATTAGTATTTCCAACAGGTATGATAAGCACTTGTATTTTCGTATATCTATTACTAAAATGGCAACTTTTAGGAGATATGATGATTAATGCGTATTACTTTATTATGAGTGTTGTTGGTTGGTACATTTGGACTCGAAAAGTAGATGCTAAACACGAAACACCAATCTCTAAAACCACAAAAAAAGAAAAAATTATAAGCCTTGTTATTTTTATAGTAACCCTTGTTTTTGTATTTATCGTTTACAAAACCTTTGACAAATGGACGAGTTGGGTCGCTTATGTAGATACTGTTACAACTGCTACCTTTTTTGTTGGTATGTGGTTAATGGCAAAACGAAAAATAGAAAATTGGATTTATTGGATTATTGGTGATATTATTTCAATTCCTCTATATTTTTATAAAGGATTTACATTCACAAGTTTCCAATATTTAGGATTTACAATAATAGCCATTTTTGGATATTTAGCATGGAAGAAGCACTTAAACAACAACCTAGTAACTGCATAA
- a CDS encoding AAA family ATPase, producing the protein MEEALKQQPSNCIKVVLFGPESTGKTTLSRQLAEHYDSVWVPEYSRTYLQDKWNNEHKICKPKDILPIAIGQMKLENELAKKTDTVLICDTNLLETKVYSEAYYQGTCDPILNTYALKNFYHLYFLTYIDTPWENDDLRDKPNERESMFNAFETALKTYNKPYVLLKGNKEERLKIAIQHINNLLKQKK; encoded by the coding sequence ATGGAAGAAGCACTTAAACAACAACCTAGTAACTGCATAAAAGTAGTTTTATTTGGCCCTGAATCTACTGGTAAAACAACATTGTCTCGTCAGTTGGCGGAACATTACGATTCGGTTTGGGTGCCAGAATATTCACGCACATATCTTCAAGATAAGTGGAACAATGAGCATAAAATTTGCAAACCTAAAGATATACTTCCAATAGCCATTGGGCAGATGAAACTTGAAAACGAATTGGCAAAAAAAACGGACACCGTTTTAATTTGCGACACCAATTTACTTGAAACTAAAGTCTATAGTGAGGCTTATTACCAAGGCACATGTGACCCTATTTTAAATACATATGCTCTAAAAAATTTTTACCATCTATACTTTTTAACTTATATTGACACCCCTTGGGAAAACGACGACCTAAGAGACAAGCCCAATGAACGCGAATCTATGTTTAATGCTTTTGAAACCGCTCTAAAAACCTACAATAAACCTTACGTTTTATTAAAAGGAAATAAAGAGGAACGTCTTAAAATTGCTATTCAGCATATTAATAACCTACTAAAACAGAAGAAATGA
- a CDS encoding DUF4301 family protein, with product MSFTENDINQIESNDLTLAKVRSQIEIFETGIPFTSISDAATLNHGIMPLNDSSIEDYVSIFETEKDNKTLLKFVPASGAATRMFKFLFKFVSEYNSNEQSLNSYINKNNLKELSLFMVGLEKFPFYNQVLELLESKGIDYENLSNQEKVWHFAKAMLDENQLNFGNQPKGLLPFHDYKNNHISTAFEEHLYESALYASSNGVAKLHFTISEVYENKFTKEFKNIQNQVEQNTGVTFDISFSYQQQSTDTIAVTLKNRPFREPDGSLLFRPSGHGALLKNLNALDADIIFVKNIDNVVVYKYKNELAKYKKVLAGILITLQTKTFKYLQELDSAVIDKDTLVDVENFLTHKLSIKISDEYKKYTDRYKIDYLQEKLNRPIRICGMVKNEGEPGGGPFWVKDHKSNQSLQIVESAQINLNDPNQEDILKNATHFNPVDLVCGVKNYKGEKFDLENYVDHNAAFITEKTKNGKDLKALELPGLWNGSMANWTTIFVEVPVITFNPVKTVNDLLKSPHQIKG from the coding sequence ATGAGTTTTACTGAAAACGATATCAATCAAATAGAATCTAACGACTTAACCTTAGCTAAGGTTAGAAGCCAAATCGAAATTTTTGAAACTGGAATTCCGTTTACAAGTATTTCTGATGCCGCCACGCTGAATCATGGTATTATGCCCTTAAATGATTCTAGTATTGAAGATTATGTCTCAATTTTTGAAACCGAAAAAGACAACAAGACGTTGTTAAAGTTTGTTCCCGCTTCTGGAGCAGCAACAAGAATGTTTAAGTTTCTATTCAAATTTGTCAGTGAATATAATTCGAATGAACAATCACTCAACTCATATATTAACAAAAATAACCTTAAAGAGTTATCCTTGTTCATGGTAGGCTTAGAGAAGTTTCCTTTTTACAATCAGGTCTTAGAATTATTAGAATCTAAAGGGATTGATTATGAAAACTTATCTAATCAAGAAAAGGTTTGGCATTTTGCAAAAGCTATGTTAGATGAAAATCAACTCAACTTTGGAAACCAACCTAAAGGATTACTCCCTTTTCATGATTACAAGAACAACCATATATCTACAGCATTTGAAGAACATTTATATGAGTCTGCTTTGTATGCTTCAAGTAATGGCGTGGCTAAACTCCACTTCACCATTTCAGAAGTTTATGAAAATAAGTTTACTAAAGAATTCAAAAATATTCAAAATCAGGTTGAACAAAATACTGGAGTAACATTCGATATCTCGTTTTCATACCAACAACAATCCACCGATACTATTGCTGTAACATTAAAAAATAGACCCTTTAGAGAACCGGATGGCTCATTACTGTTTAGACCATCTGGACATGGTGCTTTATTAAAAAACTTAAACGCCTTAGACGCTGATATTATTTTTGTTAAGAATATAGATAATGTTGTCGTTTATAAATATAAAAATGAATTAGCAAAGTATAAAAAGGTATTAGCAGGAATCCTAATCACATTACAAACTAAAACGTTTAAATATTTACAAGAATTAGATTCAGCAGTCATAGATAAAGACACTTTAGTAGACGTAGAAAATTTCTTAACGCACAAATTAAGCATCAAAATATCCGATGAGTATAAAAAATATACAGATCGTTATAAGATTGACTATTTACAAGAAAAATTAAACCGACCAATTAGAATTTGTGGAATGGTAAAAAATGAAGGTGAACCTGGCGGAGGACCATTTTGGGTAAAAGATCATAAATCCAATCAATCGCTTCAAATTGTAGAGTCGGCTCAAATCAATTTAAATGATCCTAATCAAGAAGACATTCTTAAAAATGCAACACACTTTAATCCCGTAGATTTAGTCTGTGGTGTAAAAAATTACAAAGGAGAAAAATTCGATTTAGAAAATTATGTAGATCATAATGCTGCTTTTATAACTGAGAAAACTAAAAATGGTAAGGATTTAAAAGCACTGGAATTACCTGGACTTTGGAATGGAAGTATGGCAAACTGGACTACTATTTTTGTTGAAGTCCCAGTCATTACGTTCAACCCCGTAAAAACCGTCAACGATTTATTAAAATCACCACATCAAATTAAAGGATAG
- the arfB gene encoding alternative ribosome rescue aminoacyl-tRNA hydrolase ArfB, translating to MDATLLKSELTYKYVRSSGSGGQHVNKVSSKAELYFNLQNSSVFNDDEKQKLTEFFDNRLTKDGVLILACDESRSQFRNKALVTQRFLELIQQGLKVEKKRISTRVPRSVKRKRLKAKRINADKKANRKPPTLE from the coding sequence GTGGATGCAACCTTACTTAAATCTGAATTAACCTATAAATACGTCCGAAGCTCGGGAAGCGGAGGCCAACATGTCAATAAGGTATCTTCAAAAGCCGAGTTATATTTTAACCTGCAAAACTCATCTGTTTTTAATGACGACGAAAAACAAAAGCTTACCGAATTTTTCGACAATCGCTTAACTAAAGATGGTGTTTTAATTCTTGCCTGCGACGAAAGTAGAAGTCAATTTAGAAACAAGGCCTTAGTAACTCAGCGATTTTTAGAATTAATTCAACAAGGATTAAAGGTAGAAAAGAAACGAATTTCAACTAGAGTTCCGAGATCAGTGAAGCGAAAACGTTTAAAAGCTAAACGGATTAATGCTGATAAAAAAGCGAATCGGAAGCCACCAACACTTGAGTAA